The following is a genomic window from Candidatus Aminicenantes bacterium.
GCGGATATTATCGACCACCTGGTCAAAGTCGGCCCCGACGCGATTTTTTTCATAGTCCTGCTTGACAAAACCATCGAAAGAGAGCGAAAGCCTTTTGAGCCCGGATTCCACCAACCCCGCGGACATATCCCTGTTCAGCAGCACCCCGTTGGTATGCAGCTTGGTAAAGCGAATCCGTTCCGCCGCGTAGCGGATCATTTCCACGGCATCGGGGTGAAGCAGCGACTCGCCACGGTGATTCAAGGTCAAATCAAACACAAACTCCCGGGCCTCGTCGATCACCTTGCGGAATACGTCCCATTCCATGGGATCTTTAAAAGATTCATCCAGGTCTTTGTTGGGACAGAAACTGCAACGCAGGTTGCATCCGGCGTGCAATTCCACCCAGAGCCGGAACGGCATGGCCGTGGCCCGGATGCGACGCCCGCGGAAGTTGCGCCAGATATGGAAAAGTCTTTTGTAATAGTTGATTTCACTGGGCATGAGCGGCCATTATAACACAATTTATTCGCCCTTGCCGAAGACGGAAACGGCAAATTGACAAGCGGGCGGCTTTTTCTTATACTTGCCTTTTCCACCGGTGGAGGCGGACATGAAAAAAGAGCACGTGCGGGATTTTTACGATGTGGTCTGGACTGAATACGTACCGGAATTTGAAGAGAGCAAGCGTCACCTGGAACTGTTCTTCTCCGCCGAAGAGATCCAGGGCAAGGAAATCCTGGACTGCGGCTGCGGCACGGGAATATTCACCAACATATTCGCCTCCATGGGCGCACGCAAGGTAACCGGCCTGGATATCTCGCCCGGCAGCCTGGGAACGGGCCGTAAGATCCAGTCCGACCTGGGTTTAGCCAACGTGGAATTCGTTGAAGGCGACATGCTTGAGCTTCCCTGGGAAGACGCCACATTTGATATCGTGTGGGCCTGGGGCAGCGCCCACCATACCGAAGACCCGGATCGGGCGATAAACGAAATCGAACGCATGTTGCGTCCCGGAGGCAGTCTGCTCCTGGCTCTTTACAAAAAAACGCGGCTGACCTGGATCCATGAACTCATCCGCAAAACCCTGATTCGAACTCCCAAGCCCTGGTGGCTGCCGCTGGCAAAAATCATGGCTTTTTTTCTCTGGCCCGTGGTCAAGATCCGCGAACTCTTTCGCAAAAAAGCCCGGGGAGGAGAATCACTGGCGGAATTGATCCTGGACTGGTATTTCGTTCCCATCCGCCACTACTACACTCCCGCCACCATTCGCGGTTTCCTGGAATCCCGGGGTTATACCATTGAAAAATACCACCCGGGATCCGGTCGCTTTGAAAGCGCTTCCAATTTCATCTTTAAGGCCCGCAAATCGGCCTAGTCCCATGCGGGTATGCATTCTCGGCTTGC
Proteins encoded in this region:
- a CDS encoding class I SAM-dependent methyltransferase, producing MKKEHVRDFYDVVWTEYVPEFEESKRHLELFFSAEEIQGKEILDCGCGTGIFTNIFASMGARKVTGLDISPGSLGTGRKIQSDLGLANVEFVEGDMLELPWEDATFDIVWAWGSAHHTEDPDRAINEIERMLRPGGSLLLALYKKTRLTWIHELIRKTLIRTPKPWWLPLAKIMAFFLWPVVKIRELFRKKARGGESLAELILDWYFVPIRHYYTPATIRGFLESRGYTIEKYHPGSGRFESASNFIFKARKSA